The genomic stretch TGCCAACGACATCACCGCTTTCCTGCGCAAACTGGCTGCCACGATGGAAGCGGTGGCGGCGGGCAATCTCACCGTCGACGAAGGCGAACTGCACCACTCGACAGCAGAGATGGGGGAACTGAAGAAGAACCTTTACGCCATGGCGGGCCAACTGCGGCAACTGGTCAAGGGCGTGTCTGACCTGGCCCAAGCGGTAGCCGCCTCAGCGGAAGAGTTGACAGCGAGCGCCGAGCAGTCCTCCGCCGCCGCCAACCAGATCGCCGAGTCGATCAGCGCCATCGCCACCGGCGCCGATGATCAGTTCAATTCGGTGAAATCGACGACGCACGTCGCCAGCCAGGTGGCCAAGGAGATCCAATCGGTATCCATCCGCGCCAAGACAGTGGAAGAAGCGGCTGAAAAGACGACCGTTGCCGCCAAAAAAGGCGGTCGGGCCGTCAAAGCCGTCATCAACCAGATGCACCGCATTGAAAACACCGTCACCGAATCAGGCGCGATGATCTCCAAGCTGAACGAGCGCTCCCAAGAGATCAACGAAATCGTCGCTACGATCCGCAACATCGCTGAACAGACCAACCTGCTCGCCCTCAACGCCGCCATTGAGGCCGCCCACGCCGGCGAGATGGGCCGCGGTTTCGCTATCGTCGCCGAGGAGGTTCGCAAACTGGCGGAAGAGTCGAAGGAGTCGACCCAAAAGATCACTGAGCTGATCCAGGCGATTCAAAAAGAGACGGAAGCCTCGGTGCACGCCATGTCCGTCGGCATCAATGAGGTCCACTCGGGAACGAAGGTCGCCCAGGCGGCCGGGCGCGAGTTCGGCATCGTGGAAAACCTGATCGACGAAGTGGAAAGCCAGTTCCGGGAGATCGCCGCCACTGTCCAGCAGGCTTCCGCCGGCGGTCAGGAGATCGTGGCCCAGATGGAGCATGTCGAGGCCATCGTCCGCGAAACGACGGGACAAACGCAGAACGCCGCTGCCTCAACGGAAGAGCAGTCGGCGTCGATGGATCAGATCGCCCTCTCGGCTGAGAGCCTGGCGCGGATGGCCGAAGCGTTGCAGGCGTCTGTGCAGCAGTTTCGGATTTAAGTATCCATTCTCTAAAATGATCTTTACATTATCCAAAATAATCGTAGAGGGATCGCATCGCCGCTGTCTCCGACTTTTCCAACGTGGGAGCAATGAAAGAAGCGGTCATACAGTTAAAATGGCAATTTTGGCCTACTCGTACCGCAACGCATCAATCGGATTCAAACTCGCCGCCTTCCGGGCCGGGTACACCCCGAAGACGACGCCGACGAGCATGGAGAAGAAAAAGGAGAAGAGCACTGGTGTCAAGGTCACTTTCGTCGTTAGGGCGGTAGCGCTGCCGATCAGTTGGGAGCCGCCGACGCCGATGATGATGCCGATGATGCCGCCGGCGAGGCTGAGGACGATGGATTCAATGAGAAACTGGCGCAGGATGGCGCCGCGGGTGGCGCCGATGGCTTTGCGGATACCGATCTCGCGGGTGCGCTCAGTCACTGATACGAGCATGATGTTCATGATGCCGATGCCGCCTACAATAAGGGAGATGGCGGCGATGCCGGCGAGCAATGCGGTCATGATGCCGGTGATCCCTTGGGCGGTGTTCAGGATCTGGGCCTGGGACGTGATGGAGAAGTCATTGTCTTCTCTGGTCGAGAGATTGTGCTGTATGCGCAGGGTCGACGCCACTTCCGCCTGGGCCTGGTCGATGACGTCGGTGGAGTGGGCGGAAACGTAGATGGTGTTGACCTTGGTCATGCCGAAGAGGCGGTTCATAGCCGTGGTGACAGGGACGAAGACGCGGTCGTCGTTATTGGTCATGCCGCCGCCCTGGCTCTCCAGGACGCCGACGATGGTGAAGGGGATCTGCTTGATCTCGATCTTCTGGCCGATG from Heliomicrobium modesticaldum Ice1 encodes the following:
- a CDS encoding methyl-accepting chemotaxis protein, which translates into the protein MGLRTRLLLFIVLPVIIGIGLISISSYWGAKTALEHQIRQTIATTTEDTRHELQGWLLDKQSIVSALSQSFSSSGINLEEQRRHLERLRALHPGLRDLTVTYADGRFVSASGWTPPAGFDPRQQVSYQLGSKGQGIGYTDIYDDVKTESVVISIVAPITAGERFVGVVAADLDLKAIYALISDKTVGQTGYPYVIDRKGFFIAHPSLQHTDNLFTIDGGGLAEAAKSFLAGEPTFAQRPYKGVEKFYSSSPIEVNGWVIVTSVPVKELFAPVDALAARTLMLSLITVTLLALIIIFVANDITAFLRKLAATMEAVAAGNLTVDEGELHHSTAEMGELKKNLYAMAGQLRQLVKGVSDLAQAVAASAEELTASAEQSSAAANQIAESISAIATGADDQFNSVKSTTHVASQVAKEIQSVSIRAKTVEEAAEKTTVAAKKGGRAVKAVINQMHRIENTVTESGAMISKLNERSQEINEIVATIRNIAEQTNLLALNAAIEAAHAGEMGRGFAIVAEEVRKLAEESKESTQKITELIQAIQKETEASVHAMSVGINEVHSGTKVAQAAGREFGIVENLIDEVESQFREIAATVQQASAGGQEIVAQMEHVEAIVRETTGQTQNAAASTEEQSASMDQIALSAESLARMAEALQASVQQFRI
- a CDS encoding ABC transporter permease, producing the protein MNIGETFRLAFRSVKVNKMRSFLTALGIIIGVSAVITLVAIGQGASSSITDQIQGLGSNLLIVTAGQASQGGVHMGAGTLNTLTLEDANAIAKLRTVFAVAPSVTRQAQLVYRNQNMAATVEGTSADYPRVRRTELKAGRFFNKYEVQGQANVAIVGVNVVENLFGDRDAGVIGQKIEIKQIPFTIVGVLESQGGGMTNNDDRVFVPVTTAMNRLFGMTKVNTIYVSAHSTDVIDQAQAEVASTLRIQHNLSTREDNDFSITSQAQILNTAQGITGIMTALLAGIAAISLIVGGIGIMNIMLVSVTERTREIGIRKAIGATRGAILRQFLIESIVLSLAGGIIGIIIGVGGSQLIGSATALTTKVTLTPVLFSFFFSMLVGVVFGVYPARKAASLNPIDALRYE